One stretch of Clavibacter californiensis DNA includes these proteins:
- a CDS encoding inositol monophosphatase family protein, producing the protein MASEPLHSLSSDLRLARELADMADAISLDRFRSADLAIETKADSSWVTDADTSVERAIRAGIAESRPHDSVLGEEYGTSGSSSRQWIVDPIDGTSNFARGVPVWGTLIALAVDGVPVVGVVSAPALGRRWWGAAGLGAYVDDTLGQATTSEERRIRVSDVDRLEDASMSVAGVQRWRDADRLDELLDLSARVKRSRDFGDMWAYMLLAEGLVDIAGEHDLKPYDMAALIPVIEEAGGRFTSVDGEAGPWHGSALATNGRLHDAVLAVVAR; encoded by the coding sequence GTGGCCTCCGAACCCCTGCACTCCCTGTCGTCCGACCTGCGGCTCGCGAGGGAGCTGGCCGACATGGCCGACGCCATCTCGCTCGACCGCTTCCGCTCGGCCGACCTCGCCATCGAGACGAAGGCCGACTCGAGCTGGGTCACCGACGCGGACACGTCGGTCGAGCGGGCGATACGCGCCGGCATCGCCGAGAGCCGCCCGCACGACAGCGTCCTCGGCGAGGAGTACGGCACGTCCGGCTCGTCGTCCCGGCAGTGGATCGTGGATCCCATCGACGGCACCTCGAACTTCGCGCGCGGCGTGCCCGTGTGGGGCACCCTCATCGCGCTCGCCGTGGACGGCGTGCCCGTGGTGGGCGTCGTCAGCGCGCCCGCGCTCGGCCGCCGCTGGTGGGGCGCGGCGGGCCTCGGCGCGTACGTCGACGACACGCTCGGGCAGGCCACGACGTCCGAGGAGCGCCGGATCCGGGTCTCGGACGTCGACCGGCTCGAGGACGCCTCGATGAGCGTCGCCGGCGTCCAGCGGTGGCGCGACGCCGACCGGCTCGACGAGCTGCTCGACCTCTCCGCCCGCGTGAAGCGCTCCCGCGACTTCGGCGACATGTGGGCGTACATGCTGCTCGCCGAGGGCCTCGTCGACATCGCGGGCGAGCACGACCTGAAGCCGTACGACATGGCCGCGCTGATCCCCGTGATCGAGGAGGCGGGCGGCCGGTTCACGTCGGTCGACGGCGAGGCGGGGCCGTGGCACGGATCCGCGCTCGCCACGAACGGGCGCCTCCACGACGCCGTGCTGGCGGTCGTGGCGCGCTGA